The genomic DNA TCGCACCACGTCCTCCGCTCTGGAGAGCGGAGCCACCTGGAAAGCACTCGATGTCCAGCGTCTCCGCGCCCCGCAACACATTCCTCCACGGCAAGTGGACCGTCGACGACTCCGCCGCTCTCTACGGCATCCCCGACTGGGGCAAGGGCTATGTCCGCACCACGCCCATCGGCACCCTCGCCGTCACCCCGGACAAAGACCCCGCTCGCCAGATCGACCTCCACGAACTCGTGCAGGGGCTCCGCGAGCGCGAGATCCACACCCCCGTGGTCATCCGCTTCACCGATATGGTCCGCCACCGGCTGACCGAGATGCGCACCGCCTTCGACGCCGCCATCAAGGAGCACGAGTACCAAGGGACGTACTCGTGCGTCTACCCGATCAAGGTCAACCAGCAGCGCCAGGTCTGTGAAGAGATCCGCGACATCGGCGTGACGCTCAACTTCGGCCTCGAGGCCGGCTCCAAGCCCGAACTCTGGGCCGTGCTCGGCATGACCACCAAGCCCGAGCACCAGGCCATGCCCATCATCTGCAACGGCTTCAAGGACAACGAGTTCATCGAGACCGTCATCCTCGCCACCAAGCTCGGCCGGCACATCATCCCCGTCGTCGAACGCTTCAGCGATCTTGAACTGATCGTCAAGCACGCCAAGCGCTACGGCGTCCGCCCGCGCATCGGCGTCCGCATCAAGCCCAGCAGCCCCGGCAAGGGCAAGTGGGAAGACTCCTCCGGCATCCGCTCGAAGTTCGGCCTCTTCATCTCCGAGCTCCTCCAGGCGCTCGAGTACCTCAAGCAGAACGACATGGCCGACTGCCTGCGCATGATCCACTTCCATATCGGATCACAGGTCTGCGACATCCGGCAGCTCAAGAACGCCGTCAACGAGCTCGCCCACATCTACACCGAACTCAAGAAGCTCGGCGCGGGTCTCGACACCATCGACATCGGCGGCGGGCTCGGCGTCGATTACGACGGCTCCCAGTCCGCCTGGGCCAGCAGCATCAACTACACCATCAACGAGTACGCCTCCGACGTCGTCTACCGCATCCGCCAGGCCTGCGACGATGCCGGCGTCCCCCATCCCCGCATCATCTCCGAATCCGGGCGCGCCATGGTCGCCTATTCCAGCGTGCTGGTCTTCGACGTCGTCGGCAAGAGCCGCTTCGCCTCCGACCCCAAGCTCGAAGAGATCAAGCAGATGCTCGCGAAGGAGGAGGAGCCGCCCCAGCCCGTGACCGATCTCGTGGACGCCTTCGAGCGTCTCTCAGATCGCAACATGGTCGAGGTCTATCACGACGCCGTGCAATCGCGCGACGAGGCCCTCTCCCTCTTCAATCTCGGCTACATGTCACTGACGATGCGCGCCTCAGCAGAGCGCCTCTTCTGGGCCATCGGGCGCCAGGTTCTCAGCCGCAGCCATCGCCTCGGCGAGCTCTCCGAAGACCTCCAGAACCTCCCCGAACTCCTCTCCGACATCTACTACTGCAACTTCTCGCTCTTCCAGTCCATGCCCGACTCCTGGGCCATCGACCAGTTGTTCCCCGTCTGCCCGATCCATCGCCTGCAGGAAGAGCCGACCCGCCGCGCCGTCCTCGCCGACATCACCTGCGACTCCGATGGGAAAATCGACCACTTCGTCGACAAGCGCGACGTCAAGAAGATCCTCGAGCTCCACGAGATCAAGGACGACGAGCCCTACTACCTCGCCGTCTTCCTCGTGGGCGCGTACCAGGAAGTCCTCGGCGACCTCCACAACCTCTTCGGCGACACCCACGTCGTCCATGTCTCTTTCGACGACACCCCCGGCGCAGACAACTGGGACATCGACGAGGTGATCGAGGGCGACACCGTCAAAGAAGTCCTCGGCTACGTTCAGTTCGACCATGAGGACCTCGTCCGCGACATGCGCAAGGACGTCGAACGCGCCGTCAAAGGCGGCACCATGTCCGTCGCCGAATCGCAGAACCTCCTGAAGTTCTACGACCAGGGGATGGAGGGGTACACGTACCTAGAGGGGTGATTACGTCAGTGGGTGTCCGATATAGGGAGGATGTCACTGATGGTGTCGGATGAGACACACGATGTCGAGACCATTCATTGCTCCTCATGGGATGATTTTCATCGACGCGCCCGATACTCAACGCAGTCGTACGAGCGACTATTCCGCGGACAGCGCGACACTACCTGGACCCTCACTGCTGCGATTCATCGCCATTTGAATATGCGAGACAAAGATGATCGCAAGCATATGGCAATATACGAGTGTGATAAACTAGAGAAATTTAAGGTTCTGGCATCAGGACTTCGTAACTTTCGACAAACTGCCAGATGGGACGAGAACACTTGGTGGGCGCGAGCACAACACTTCGGACTTGCGACACCCTTACTCGACTGGACAGAGAGCCCGTTTGTTGCGGCCTTCTTTGCCTATGCAGACGCGGTTAATCACTCGAATCCGACTATCCGCAACGGCAGGTTGCCAGATCTTTTTGAACAAGTGAGCCCAGTCGCTGTCTGGGAGTACTCCGTTCCTGATCGAGAACCTGTTGAAGAACTCGAAGTAATCAGCGTTGACATGGCGTCTGGAGAAAGACAGCGTTCTCAAGGCGGTCGATTTACACGAATACGGACGCTGGCTCATACCGACATGATCGCGCTACTTCGAGATCGCAACCGAATGTCTCTGCTGCGACGTTTTATTCTTCCGGGTGAGCAGGCTGGTGACGCTCTCCACAGCCTTGACCAAATGAACATACGCTACACGTCGCTGTTCCCAGATATTGAGGGTGTGGTACGCCATGTAAACTTTGAGCATTACTTGTGGGCGCAGTCCTTTGTTGGAGCGGCGATAGAATCCATGCGAAACGACATTACGACTGGATTGTCGTTGGTGGATCCAAAGGATCGCAAATCGTCGACTAAACTACCATAGTGTAGCTGCTGTGGGCTGCTGGACGATGGCTCGCCTCACGGCAACGAATAAAACCCGCCGCCCATGTCCTTCAGTTGCTTCGTCCGGGCAAGTTCGGCCCACACCGCGCGTGGGAAGTCGTTGGGCGGGATGATCCCCATCACGTCCGACTTCTTCCCGCTCGTCATCGGCCGTCTCGCGCCGAGCTTCGACTCCTGATCCAGCTTCGTCAGCTTGATCCGCTTCTTGAACGCATGCATCGCGCGCTTGAGCGTCTCTTCAGGGATCGCCCCACCATCTGCGCCACCGGCCGCACCAGCCCCTGCCGCACCTGCATTCCCGGGCTCTGTCATCGCACGATCTCCTTCGCGACGGTCGCGACGTTCTCACCCACATCCAAGTGATGCTACCACAGCGTCGGCCCGTACCTTGCCTGCATGCCGCACGGAACTCCTGGTGATCGGCGCTAGCCCCCTCGATTCTCGTTCATCATGTTAAGGACTCGGCTGAGTGGCCCACTGCGCGGCACTCAGAATCAGACCTCGCTAGATATTGCACGCCGTGCATGCTCGTGACCGAGGCGTCCTGGTCGTCGGTGCTCGTGCCGTCAGGGCGCAGGCACCCCCGTGGTGCCCCGATTGTTGTCACCTCGCGCGTCAGCAGCTCTTGGCTCTTGATGTGCCGCACCATCGTCTCAGAGATCGCCTCGTGCAGGCCCGCGTCACACAGTCGCGGACGAATCCACACGAACCTGGTCTCCGCGTCCGGCGTCTTGTCGGCGAACGACAGCCCCACAAACTGATAAGGTCCATGAGCGCCTCCTCCAGCCCAGGGTCCAAGAAGTTGAACCGCCTTCTGGAGCATCAGACACTTGAGCATCAGCCGCTGCCGGGCGGGGGCATGCCGACGGGGACCGAGGGCGCCTGTCGGGGCGGCTGCGGCACGAAGGGGAGGTACTCGATGGTCTTGCGGTCTCGCTCGTACCCGGGGAACCTGTAGACGCTGCGTGCCGCGAAGGTGTCTTGGGTCCCCTCGTTCCACGCGGACCACGCCTTGCGATCGACGCCGAAGTCCTGCCCGGTCAGCGTTCGCAGCGAGCGCCGGGCGGTGCTCGTGACGAGGAAGCTCTCATCGGCGAGCGCGGCGATCAGGGCGCGGACGACGCGGTTCTCTGCGTACTGGCCGAGCGCGTCGGCGGCCTCGGCGCGGACCTGCGCATCCGGCTCGGCCTTGGCGACGAGTTCGCCCTGGCGGATCGCCTGCATGAGCGGATCGATCGCAACCGGGTTGTGGATGCGCTGAAGGGCGCGGGCCGCTTCGAGACGGACGATGCGATCCGTGTCGGTCAGGCGTTCGACGAGGAGAGGGACGTGAACGGGGTTGCCGTGGTTGGCGAGCCCGCGGACCGCTGCGGAGCGGACGGCGGGATCCTCATCGGAGGCGTTGTTGATGAAGAGATCGAGGTAGACCGGCTCGCTCGCGAAGGGCGCGTTGGCGAGGAGGTTGGTGCCTCGGTAGCGACGATCGGCGTCGTACTGATCGACCGACATCTCGACTGCGTCGGCGGGTGTCGGTCCGGTGAAGAGGTCTTGCAGGATCCCCTCGGAGCCGGGTTTGATCCCTGAGAAGAGGGAATCGGCCGTCTCGCACCCGCCGAGCGCGAGGAGCCCGCCGAGCTCGAGGAGCAGGAGCGGAGCGAGCGTGGTGGTGTGGGGTCGTCGGGGCATGCGCGAACCAGTATAGAGCGGGACGAGTGGCCTTACAGATCGCCACGGAGCGAGCGTGGGGGGCCGAGGACCTCATTCATGACGATCGCGCGGCGGAGTTCGGCCGAAGAGATGCGGGCGGCGTTGGCAATCACCGATGACGCGCCCGAGCCCCCGACGCGCGGACCGGCGGGAACGGGCGACGCAGCGCGGGCCGCTTCGGCAACCGCCGCGGCCTCAAGCTCCGCACGGGCACGTTGTTGGCGTTGCTGGCGCTCTGCGGCATCCTGCTTCGAGCGGGCGATCGCACCCTTACGCTCCTCCTCCGCACGGGAGCGTGCGATCTGCTCGCGGCGTTGACGCTCGTCGATGTAGCCGGTGTCGCGTGCATCGACGGGGCGACCCTGGGCCGTGCGGGCGGGTTGCCCCCGTGACTGCCCCGCTCTGGCTTGCTGCTCGGCGCGGGCCTTCGCAGCGCGGGCCTGGGCCTCGCGCTGGGCCTGGATCTGCATCTGGGCCCGGGCACGCGCGTCTACGGGAACGCGAGCGGGGGAACCGGACTGAGCGGAGCCGGCCTGGGCCTGAGCGGCGGCACGGCGGCGCAACTCTTCCAGGCGGCGCTGACGCTCGAGCATGATCTCCTGGAGACGCTGCTCAGGGGTAAGAGGACGCTGGGGAGCCGGACGAGAGGCGGCCTGCTCTTGGACACCGAGGGGGGAGGTGGCGCCGGGGGCTCCCTGGATGCTCTCGAGATTGCGCCCCGTTCGCAGCGCGTCAAGCCGCTGGCGTTCGAGGGCTTGCTGAGACTGGCGGATCTGCGCCTGTTCCTTCAACTTACGGACGATCCACCCGATGGCGGAGGAGCCGATGATCAACAGGAACAGAATCAGTTCGATCTTGTTCACGGGTCAAGTCTATCGGGTCTGCGGGGCGGAGGGAGCGAGCCGACTTGGAGTCTCTCTTACTTCGAGGATGCCGGTGGGGATGAGGGCGGGAGGACCATCGTCCACCCGGACCGATTCGAAGTGGACGCCGTAGGCGGGGCCGAGGACCTCGGGAGTCAGAACGGTGGGGGCGTCGCCGGAGCATGAGAGGGTGCCGCCGCAGTCGAGGAGGATCGCGTGGTCCGCGACTCGCCGGGCGATGGTGAGATCGTGGAGGACCAGCACGATGCCGATGCCCTGTGAGGCGAGTTGGCGGAAGAGTTGGAGCGCGAGGACGACATGTCGCGGGTCGAGAGCGGCCAGGGGCTCGTCGGCGAGCAGGAACCTGGGGCTCCGGGGGGCTCTGCCCGCACGCCCGAGCAGTTGCGCAACCGCGCGGGCGATGGAGACCCGCTGCTGCTGGCCGGCGGAGAGCGTGTTGAAGGGACGTGCGGCGACGGACGCAAGATCCAGCGCGTCGATCGCCTGGGTGACCGCGTGATCATCAGGGCCGATGGTGTGAAGGCCCATCGCGACGACATCGCGGGCCGGGAAGGCAAAGGCGACAGAGGAACGCTGGGCGACGTAGGCGATGTGGCGGGCGCGATCCGCAGGGGCGATCTGGGCGACATCCACGGCGAAGTCAGGGGATGCTCCGCTGGCTCGCTTGAGCGTGACGAGGCCGGAGGTCGGAGCCACGAGACCCGCCATGAGTCGGAGCAACGTGGACTTGCCCGCACCGTTGGGACCGACGAGGGCGGTCACCGAACCGGACGCGACCGAGCCCGAAAGGTCAGAAAGAACCAGACGGGATCGGGTGTAGCCGAAGCAGAGGTCTGTGAACGCGATTGACACGCACGATGGTACGGAGAGGGTCGGGATGCAGAGACCAGAGCGGGGGGTGCGTTTGGAGATCCCAGTCGGCGGCCATAAACTCGGTGCCTGTCCGGGCGTTTCCCGGGCGGATTGCACGCACGGAGCGCCGGGCCCGCTATGCCGCGGGAGGGCGTCCACGGTCGGAAGGACGGTTGCCCGATGTCTCAGATGGTTGTCGCCGTTGCGGGTTCGACGGGCTTTGTCGGACGGCATGTGGTTGCGGAGCTGCTCTCGCGAGGGCATCGCGTCCGCGCGCTGGCCCGCGACCTCAAGAAGGCCGGCAAGGTGCTGGCGTCGCACCCGGAACTCACGATCGTCGAGGGTCAGGCGCACACGTCCGCAGGCGCGGCGGCGCTCATCAAGGGAGCCGATGCGATCGTGAACTGTGTCGGGATCATCCGAGAGACACGGGGTGGGCAGCCCTTCGAGCAGGCGCACGTGGACGTTCCGAAGAAGCTCGTCGATGCCCTCCGAGAAGAGTGCCGCACGCGGGGCATGCCTGTTGATGCGGCTCGCTTTGTGCAGATCTCCGCGCTCGGCGTCACGGATGAGGACACTCGTCCCGGCGGCGCGACGCGGTATCAGCGCTCGAAGTTTGACGGAGAGATGATCGTCCGACGGAGCGGCTTTGCGTGGACCGTGCTGCGTCCCGGGATGATCCATGGCGCGGACGGCGAGTTTATGAGCATGGCGCGGGGGTGGGCGACCGGGCGTGCCGCGCCGTACCTGTTTATGCCGTACTTTGCGAGGCGAACGGACGGCACGATGTCGATGGTGCCGGGGAAGACGGAGCCGGCGAAGCTCGCGCCCATCTTTGTCGGCGATGTGGCGTGGGTCGTCGGCGAGTCGCTCGCACGCGAGCAGGCGATCGGCGAGGTGTACAACCTTGTCGGGCCGGAGGTGCTCGGCTGGGACGAGTTGCTCACGCACATCCGCGACAACGTGCCGCTCGGCAAGAAGGAACTGCCCATCGTCGGCATCCCCGGACCGCTCGCGATTGCCAAGGCGCGGGCAATGAAGGCCATCGGCCTCGATGGGCTGCTGCCCTTCGATGACGGCATGGCGATCATGGGGATGCGCGACTCGGTCGCGGAGAGTTCCAAGGCGCGTCAGCACCTGGGATTCGAGGGGCGTGCATTCCGTGAGACGATGGCGGGATACGCCGCAAAGATGGTGTGAGGGGCAGGGAAAGAGTCACGAAGTCACGACGATTGGAGTCTGAGATCAAGCACGAAGCACGGAGCGGGAAGGGGCACGGATGACGCTGCGATACGAGGGACGTCTGAAGCAGCACCTGTCCCACGAGACATACACGCCGCAGACCATCGCGGAGCTCGCGGCGGACCTTCGGGTCGAAGACCCGGCCGACTTTGAGCAGGCGATCAAGCAGCTCTCGCGGGACGGCGTGGTCGTCGTGAGCGCGACGGGGCGCGTGTCGCTGCCGTCGCTCTCATCCTCAGGCGGCGAGATCACGGGGATCTTCAAGGGCAACCCGAAGGGATTCGGGTTTGTAAGGCCCGAGGACTCTTACAAAGAGGGGGATGTCTTCATCCCGCCGGATGCGACCGGGGGCGCGCTCTCGGGCGATCGCGTTCGCGTGCTGGTCGCTCGCGAGCGTCGACGCGGGGATGAGCAAGGGTTCGTCGGCGAGGTTGTCGAGATCCTCAAGCGAAAGCGCGCCGCGTTCACCGGCAACATCTTCAAGCAGGGCCAGCAGTGGCTCGTGCAGCCGGACGGGCGCGAGATGAACAAGCCGATCGTCGTGCGCGACGCGGCGAGCAAGAACGTGAAGCCCGGCGACAAGGTCGTCGTGGAGATCGTCGAGTATCCCGAGGGGGACGCGCTGGCCGAGGGCGTCATCTCGCGCGTGCTCGGCGAGGCCGGACGCCCCGACGTCGAGACGCAGGCCGTGATCGCGGCGTTTGCGCTCCCCGATCTGGAGTTCCCGGAGGCGTGCATGCAGCAGGCACGCGACGCCGCGGCGAGGTTCGACGAGGAGATCGCCGACTACGTGAAGCACGGGGAGAAGGCCCTGAAGGGGCGCCGGGATCTGACGGGCGAGTACATCATCACGATCGACCCTCCGGACGCGAAGGACTACGACGACGCGATCTCGATCAAGCGGACGGCCGAGGGGTGGGAGCTTGGCGTCCACATCGCCGATGTGGCGCACTTCATCGAGCCGGGGAGCCCGCTGGATGTTGAGGCGGCAGACCGCGGCAACTCTGTGTACCTGCCGCGCCTGGTGATCCCGATGCTGCCGGAGATCCTCTCCAACGGCATCTGCTCGCTGCAGGAGGGCGTGCACCGCTACTGCAAATCGGCATTCATGGTGTACGACAAGCACGGGAACGTGAAGCGTGAGGGCGCGGGAAGCGTCTTGATCAAGAGCGCGAAGCGCCTGACGTACCTCGAAGCCCAGGCGCTGATCGACGGCGACGAGGTCGAAGCGAAGAAGCATGCCAAGACAGAGCCGATCTACACCGAGCAACTGATCTCGACCCTGAAGGAGATGGACGCGCTGGCCCGCGCGATCCAGGGAAAGCGCCACCGCAACGGGATGATCTCGCTCGAACTCCCCGATGTCGTCCTCATCTACGACGAGAACGGACGGGTGATCGATGCCGAGCGCGAGGACAGCGCGTACACGCACACGCTGATCGAGATGTTCATGGTCGAGGCCAACGAGGTGCTCGCGCGCCTGTTCGAGGGGTTGCAGGTGCCGCTGCTCCGGCGCGTGCACCCCGAACCGACGCCGGGCAACACCGAGGACCTTCGGAAGACGGCGACGGTCGCGGGGTTCAAGATCCCCAAGAACCCGACGCGGAAGGAACTCCAGGGGCTGCTCGACGCGACACGCGGAACCTCCGCGGCCCGGGCCGTCCACATGGCCGTGCTGCGCACGCTAACCAAGGCGGAGTACTCGCCCGCACTTATCGGGCACTTCGCGCTCGCGTCGAGCGCGTACGCCCACTTCACGAGCCCGATCCGCCGGTATCCGGACCTGACGGTGCATCGAGCTCTGGCGGAGTATCTGCGTCTGACCGACAACGCAAGGAACAAGCCGCAGAGCGACAACGAGAAGATCGAACTCGGCAAGCGGATGATGTCGAGCCCGATGTGCCCGCACGTGCAGGACCTGATGGAGGTCGGACGGCACTGCACGCAGAAAGAAGTGAACGCGGAGGACGCGGAGAAACAGCTGCGCGGCTTCCTCGTGATGCAGCTGCTGGCCGATCACGTCGGCGAGAGTTACGCGGGCGTGGTGACGGGCGTCTCCCCCCGGGGTGTCTTCGTGCAGCTGGACAAGTACCTCGCCGACGGCATGGTCAAGACGAGCGACCTGCCCGGCGACGTCACGCGTTCCAACGCACAGCCGAACTGGCGCATCGACTCACGCACGGGCGCGCTCGTCGACATCAACTCCGGGCGGTCCTTCAACATGGGGGACACGGTGCATGTCACAATCGCGGCGGTCGACCTGGCGCAGCGTCGGATGGATCTGCTGATCACCGATGGCGCAAGCCGAGCCGCCGGCAAGGCAAAGGTGCCGACGCTCAAGCTCGGGCAGACCGGTGGCGGCATCGGCAAGGCGGCGGGTGCTGGCTTCGACAAGTTCGGCGGCAAAACGGGCTCTCAGCGACGCAGCCAGAAGAGCAAGCAGCGCGACAAGGGAAAGAACCACAGAAGAGACAAGTAGTGGAGAAGGGGCAGAGGGGCAGAGTGAAAGATGATGCCTGCTTGGTGTCTGGTTATCAACCGGGAGCGGCCATGAGCAGCGAGAACACGTCGTACACACAGTTGCGGACGCTCATGCGCGAGGCGGGAACGCTGGGATCCGTCAACGCGCTCCTGGCGTGGGATCAGGAGACGTTCATGCCCTCGGGCGGCGCGGACGCGCGGGCCGAGCAGCGCTCCATGATCGCGACGATGGTCCATGAGCGAAGGACATCGGCGAGGGTCGGCGAACTGATCGTTGCCTGCGAGCATGACGCATCGCTCCCGGAGACCGAGCGAGCAAATGTCCGCGAGATGCGCCGCGACTACGACCTGCTCACCAAACTGCCGGCATCGCTGGTCGGTGAGATCGCCAGCACCGCGACCAAGGCCCAGGAGGCATGGAAGGATGCGCGACAGAATTCGGACTTCGCGACGTTCCGCCCGTGGCTCGAGAAGATGATGGAGCTGGCCCGGCAGAAGGCGGCCTGCTACGGCACTCCCGCAGGTGGCGAGCCGTACGACGCGCTGCTGGAGGAGTATGAGCCGGGCGCCCGTGCGGCCGAGCTCGAGAAGGTCTTCACGCCGTTGGCGAGCGAGCTCTCCGCTCTCATCGCGAAGATCGGCGCATCGGGCAAGACGGAACGACTCGCGATCAAGCCCCCATCCATCGACGCCTCGAAGCAGCACGCCTTCGGCCAGTTTCTCCTGACGTCCATGGGCTTTGACATGAACTCAGGACGCCTGGACACCACCGCTCACCCCTTCTGCGAAGGGCTCGGGCCGGGGGACACTCGACTCACCACGCGGTACCGCGAGGATGAGTTCGGCGGCGCGATGTACGGCACGTTGCACGAGATGGGGCACGGGCTGTACGAGCAGGGGCTGCCGAAGATGGAGCGGTACGGCGAGCCGCTGGGCGAGGCGATCTCGCTCGGAATCCACGAGTCGCAATCACGGATGTGGGAGAACCTCGTCGGTCGTTCTCGCGCGTTCTGGATGTGGGCGCAGCCCAACGCCTCGAAGATGATGTCCGCGTGGTTCGGCACGCAGTCGGTCGATGCGCTCTACTCCATGTCGAACGTCGTCAAGCCGTCGTACATCCGCGTGGAGGCGGACGAGGCGACGTACAACCTGCACATCCTGCTGCGATTCACGCTTGAACGCGCCCTGCTCAAGGGCGATCTGTCGGTCGCGGAGCTCCCGGGCGCGTGGAACTCGATGTTCGAGACACTCTTCGGGCTGCGCGTGCCGGACGATCGGCGCGGCTGCCTGCAGGATGTCCACTGGTCCTGCGCACTCATCGGGTACTTCCCGACGTACTCGCTCGGCAACCTGTACGCGGCCCAGTTCTTCGAGACGGCACGCGCCGCGATGCCGGATCTTGATGAACGCTTCGCGAGGGGCGACTTCGCGCCTCTGCTCGGCTGGCTCCGCACCAACATCCACCAGCACGGTCGCCGCTATCGCGCGGGCGAACTGTGCGAACGCGTCACGGGCAAGAAGCTCGATTCGGGCGCACTGCTCCGCTACCTCAAGGGGAAGGCGGCAGAGGTGTACGGGGTCTGAGAAGTTTCGCCCGCGATGCCCGTCCCCACCCGCGCGCACAAGCCCCGGCATTCGTGCGAACGCCGGGGTTGCGGGATGTCTGTGAGAGAGATTCGGAGGAGAGATATGCCGACCGATCAGCGCCGGCGGCGGGCAGCGACCACGCCGCTGATGCCAAGGAGCGAGAGAGCCCCGGGCGCGGGGACGCTGTCCGTCAGCACGCGAACCTGGACGACGTGGTTGCTCGGGGCGAGCGAGAAGAAGTTGAAGTGAAGTGTGTTGCCGGCGACGAAGATGGTCGAGGGCGGGAATCCGCCGAGGCCGCGGAAGGGGTAAGAGGTCGGGTAGACGACGTTGGAGTGACCGAGAGGGGCATCGGTGTTGTCGAGATTCAGAGGCGTGAAGATGACGCCGAGGATCGCGGTGGAGAAGGTGACGCTGCCGCTCGCGTTGATGACGCCTGGAATGGCCTCGAAGTGGATGAAGCTGCTATCGAAGGTGCCGCTGAGAACGCCGGGGATCGCGCCCGAGTCCGGCCCGTTGTTGGTCTGATCGACGGCCACCGTCATGGAGACGCCCTGCTGCTCGTCCCACGCAAAGGCGTTGAACCCCTGCATGGCCCCGATCGTGGCAGAGCCGGAGGGCGACGTGTTCCAGGTGGTCTGCCCCGCGACGCCGGTGATCCCTGCGTGTGCGGCGGTGGTCGTGAGTGCGGAGAGCGTGAGCGCGACGAGAGCGATGCGAGCATTCATGGGTG from Phycisphaeraceae bacterium includes the following:
- a CDS encoding ABC transporter ATP-binding protein, with product MSIAFTDLCFGYTRSRLVLSDLSGSVASGSVTALVGPNGAGKSTLLRLMAGLVAPTSGLVTLKRASGASPDFAVDVAQIAPADRARHIAYVAQRSSVAFAFPARDVVAMGLHTIGPDDHAVTQAIDALDLASVAARPFNTLSAGQQQRVSIARAVAQLLGRAGRAPRSPRFLLADEPLAALDPRHVVLALQLFRQLASQGIGIVLVLHDLTIARRVADHAILLDCGGTLSCSGDAPTVLTPEVLGPAYGVHFESVRVDDGPPALIPTGILEVRETPSRLAPSAPQTR
- a CDS encoding NAD(P)H-binding protein codes for the protein MSQMVVAVAGSTGFVGRHVVAELLSRGHRVRALARDLKKAGKVLASHPELTIVEGQAHTSAGAAALIKGADAIVNCVGIIRETRGGQPFEQAHVDVPKKLVDALREECRTRGMPVDAARFVQISALGVTDEDTRPGGATRYQRSKFDGEMIVRRSGFAWTVLRPGMIHGADGEFMSMARGWATGRAAPYLFMPYFARRTDGTMSMVPGKTEPAKLAPIFVGDVAWVVGESLAREQAIGEVYNLVGPEVLGWDELLTHIRDNVPLGKKELPIVGIPGPLAIAKARAMKAIGLDGLLPFDDGMAIMGMRDSVAESSKARQHLGFEGRAFRETMAGYAAKMV
- a CDS encoding carboxypeptidase M32, which encodes MSSENTSYTQLRTLMREAGTLGSVNALLAWDQETFMPSGGADARAEQRSMIATMVHERRTSARVGELIVACEHDASLPETERANVREMRRDYDLLTKLPASLVGEIASTATKAQEAWKDARQNSDFATFRPWLEKMMELARQKAACYGTPAGGEPYDALLEEYEPGARAAELEKVFTPLASELSALIAKIGASGKTERLAIKPPSIDASKQHAFGQFLLTSMGFDMNSGRLDTTAHPFCEGLGPGDTRLTTRYREDEFGGAMYGTLHEMGHGLYEQGLPKMERYGEPLGEAISLGIHESQSRMWENLVGRSRAFWMWAQPNASKMMSAWFGTQSVDALYSMSNVVKPSYIRVEADEATYNLHILLRFTLERALLKGDLSVAELPGAWNSMFETLFGLRVPDDRRGCLQDVHWSCALIGYFPTYSLGNLYAAQFFETARAAMPDLDERFARGDFAPLLGWLRTNIHQHGRRYRAGELCERVTGKKLDSGALLRYLKGKAAEVYGV
- a CDS encoding HEAT repeat domain-containing protein; the encoded protein is MPRRPHTTTLAPLLLLELGGLLALGGCETADSLFSGIKPGSEGILQDLFTGPTPADAVEMSVDQYDADRRYRGTNLLANAPFASEPVYLDLFINNASDEDPAVRSAAVRGLANHGNPVHVPLLVERLTDTDRIVRLEAARALQRIHNPVAIDPLMQAIRQGELVAKAEPDAQVRAEAADALGQYAENRVVRALIAALADESFLVTSTARRSLRTLTGQDFGVDRKAWSAWNEGTQDTFAARSVYRFPGYERDRKTIEYLPFVPQPPRQAPSVPVGMPPPGSG
- a CDS encoding FRG domain-containing protein is translated as MSLMVSDETHDVETIHCSSWDDFHRRARYSTQSYERLFRGQRDTTWTLTAAIHRHLNMRDKDDRKHMAIYECDKLEKFKVLASGLRNFRQTARWDENTWWARAQHFGLATPLLDWTESPFVAAFFAYADAVNHSNPTIRNGRLPDLFEQVSPVAVWEYSVPDREPVEELEVISVDMASGERQRSQGGRFTRIRTLAHTDMIALLRDRNRMSLLRRFILPGEQAGDALHSLDQMNIRYTSLFPDIEGVVRHVNFEHYLWAQSFVGAAIESMRNDITTGLSLVDPKDRKSSTKLP
- a CDS encoding VacB/RNase II family 3'-5' exoribonuclease, yielding MTLRYEGRLKQHLSHETYTPQTIAELAADLRVEDPADFEQAIKQLSRDGVVVVSATGRVSLPSLSSSGGEITGIFKGNPKGFGFVRPEDSYKEGDVFIPPDATGGALSGDRVRVLVARERRRGDEQGFVGEVVEILKRKRAAFTGNIFKQGQQWLVQPDGREMNKPIVVRDAASKNVKPGDKVVVEIVEYPEGDALAEGVISRVLGEAGRPDVETQAVIAAFALPDLEFPEACMQQARDAAARFDEEIADYVKHGEKALKGRRDLTGEYIITIDPPDAKDYDDAISIKRTAEGWELGVHIADVAHFIEPGSPLDVEAADRGNSVYLPRLVIPMLPEILSNGICSLQEGVHRYCKSAFMVYDKHGNVKREGAGSVLIKSAKRLTYLEAQALIDGDEVEAKKHAKTEPIYTEQLISTLKEMDALARAIQGKRHRNGMISLELPDVVLIYDENGRVIDAEREDSAYTHTLIEMFMVEANEVLARLFEGLQVPLLRRVHPEPTPGNTEDLRKTATVAGFKIPKNPTRKELQGLLDATRGTSAARAVHMAVLRTLTKAEYSPALIGHFALASSAYAHFTSPIRRYPDLTVHRALAEYLRLTDNARNKPQSDNEKIELGKRMMSSPMCPHVQDLMEVGRHCTQKEVNAEDAEKQLRGFLVMQLLADHVGESYAGVVTGVSPRGVFVQLDKYLADGMVKTSDLPGDVTRSNAQPNWRIDSRTGALVDINSGRSFNMGDTVHVTIAAVDLAQRRMDLLITDGASRAAGKAKVPTLKLGQTGGGIGKAAGAGFDKFGGKTGSQRRSQKSKQRDKGKNHRRDK
- the speA gene encoding biosynthetic arginine decarboxylase — its product is MSSVSAPRNTFLHGKWTVDDSAALYGIPDWGKGYVRTTPIGTLAVTPDKDPARQIDLHELVQGLREREIHTPVVIRFTDMVRHRLTEMRTAFDAAIKEHEYQGTYSCVYPIKVNQQRQVCEEIRDIGVTLNFGLEAGSKPELWAVLGMTTKPEHQAMPIICNGFKDNEFIETVILATKLGRHIIPVVERFSDLELIVKHAKRYGVRPRIGVRIKPSSPGKGKWEDSSGIRSKFGLFISELLQALEYLKQNDMADCLRMIHFHIGSQVCDIRQLKNAVNELAHIYTELKKLGAGLDTIDIGGGLGVDYDGSQSAWASSINYTINEYASDVVYRIRQACDDAGVPHPRIISESGRAMVAYSSVLVFDVVGKSRFASDPKLEEIKQMLAKEEEPPQPVTDLVDAFERLSDRNMVEVYHDAVQSRDEALSLFNLGYMSLTMRASAERLFWAIGRQVLSRSHRLGELSEDLQNLPELLSDIYYCNFSLFQSMPDSWAIDQLFPVCPIHRLQEEPTRRAVLADITCDSDGKIDHFVDKRDVKKILELHEIKDDEPYYLAVFLVGAYQEVLGDLHNLFGDTHVVHVSFDDTPGADNWDIDEVIEGDTVKEVLGYVQFDHEDLVRDMRKDVERAVKGGTMSVAESQNLLKFYDQGMEGYTYLEG